The proteins below are encoded in one region of Bacteroides uniformis:
- a CDS encoding enoyl-ACP reductase FabI, whose product MSYNLLKGKRGIIFGALNEQSIAWKVAEKAVKEGATITLSNTPVAVRMGEVSALSEKLNCEVIPADATSVEDLENVFKRSMEVLGGPVDFVLHSIGMSPNVRKKRTYDDLDYDMLEKTLDISAVSFHKMIQAAKKLNAIADYGSILALSYVAAQRTFYGYNDMADAKALLESIARSFGYIYGREHHVRVNTISQSPTMTTAGSGVKGMDKLFDFANRMSPLGNASADECADYCIVMFSDLTRKVTMQNLFHDGGFSSVGMSLRAMATYEKGLDEYKDENGNIIYG is encoded by the coding sequence ATGAGTTACAATTTGTTGAAAGGAAAAAGAGGCATTATTTTCGGTGCTCTGAATGAGCAGTCCATTGCCTGGAAAGTAGCAGAAAAAGCAGTAAAAGAAGGTGCAACCATCACTTTATCGAATACACCGGTTGCTGTCCGTATGGGCGAAGTGTCCGCTCTTTCGGAGAAACTGAACTGCGAGGTGATTCCCGCAGATGCTACAAGTGTAGAAGATTTGGAAAATGTATTCAAACGCTCTATGGAAGTATTGGGTGGCCCGGTTGACTTCGTGCTGCACTCCATTGGTATGTCTCCCAATGTGCGTAAGAAACGTACATATGATGATTTGGATTACGATATGTTGGAAAAGACGCTGGACATCTCCGCTGTCTCTTTCCACAAGATGATACAAGCTGCCAAGAAACTCAACGCCATTGCCGACTACGGTTCAATTCTGGCTTTGAGTTATGTGGCTGCGCAACGTACGTTCTACGGTTACAACGATATGGCAGATGCCAAGGCACTGCTGGAATCCATTGCCCGCAGCTTCGGTTACATCTACGGACGTGAACACCATGTACGTGTCAACACCATTTCCCAGTCTCCCACGATGACCACTGCCGGTTCCGGTGTGAAGGGTATGGACAAACTGTTCGACTTCGCCAACCGCATGTCTCCTCTGGGTAATGCTTCTGCCGATGAGTGTGCGGACTACTGTATCGTGATGTTTTCCGACCTCACCCGCAAGGTCACTATGCAGAACTTGTTCCACGATGGAGGTTTCTCCAGCGTAGGTATGAGCCTTCGCGCCATGGCTACTTACGAGAAGGGACTGGATGAGTATAAGGACGAAAACGGAAATATCATTTACGGCTAA
- the lipA gene encoding lipoyl synthase, which produces MPERVRKPEWLKISIGANERYTETKRIVESHCLHTICSSGRCPNMGECWGKGTATFMIGGNICTRCCKFCNTASGKPLPLDADEPTHVAESIALMKLSHAVVTSVDRDDLPDLGASHWVRTIREIKRLNPDTTVEVLIPDFQGRKELVAQVIDAQPEIISHNMETVRRISPLVRSAAKYETSLEVLRQIAESNTTTKSGIMVGLGETPEEVEELMDDLRRVDCHILTIGQYLQPTHKHYPVAAYITPEQFALYREKGLKKGFQQVESAPLVRSSYHAEKQIHFIQKRSKIGNI; this is translated from the coding sequence ATGCCCGAAAGAGTACGTAAGCCTGAGTGGCTCAAAATAAGCATCGGTGCCAACGAGCGCTATACCGAGACCAAACGCATTGTCGAATCGCATTGCCTACATACCATCTGTAGCAGCGGCCGTTGCCCCAATATGGGGGAATGTTGGGGGAAAGGCACCGCAACCTTCATGATTGGGGGAAATATCTGCACCCGGTGCTGTAAGTTCTGCAACACGGCAAGCGGGAAGCCCTTGCCACTGGATGCCGATGAGCCTACACATGTGGCAGAGTCCATTGCCTTGATGAAACTCTCCCATGCAGTCGTCACCTCCGTAGACCGTGACGACCTGCCCGACTTAGGCGCGTCACACTGGGTACGTACCATCCGGGAAATCAAGCGGCTCAACCCTGACACCACCGTCGAAGTGCTGATTCCCGACTTCCAGGGAAGAAAGGAACTCGTGGCACAAGTCATCGATGCACAACCGGAAATCATTTCGCACAACATGGAGACTGTCCGTCGCATCAGCCCCCTCGTACGCAGTGCCGCCAAGTATGAAACAAGCCTGGAAGTGTTGCGGCAAATTGCAGAAAGCAATACTACCACCAAGTCCGGCATTATGGTGGGATTGGGCGAGACTCCGGAAGAAGTGGAAGAACTGATGGACGACCTCCGCCGGGTGGACTGCCACATACTGACTATAGGCCAATACCTTCAACCCACACACAAGCATTATCCGGTAGCAGCATATATTACTCCCGAACAATTTGCACTCTACAGAGAGAAAGGATTGAAAAAAGGGTTTCAGCAAGTGGAAAGCGCTCCATTGGTACGCTCCTCTTATCATGCGGAAAAACAGATCCATTTTATACAAAAAAGAAGTAAAATAGGAAACATTTAA
- a CDS encoding metallophosphoesterase, which translates to MKYQTTIVKSFFTVFILTFISSGLSAGTLGLDGKKKDKEKKEELSADGPYVIYEPDGKVCVISVTAQGQIEDTTYTVLPQDFTLHVTDHKGRYPFDVKLHPVKRPEWQYRQPDKVFVMSDPHGKLNCVMSLLRGNNVIDKDYHWSFGTNHLVVIGDIFDRGKDVPQIFWLFYKLEKEAADAGGHVSFLLGNHEPLVTANDLRYTKEKYKTLARKLGMDYPALFGPDTELGKWLGTRNTMQTIGPNLYVHAGLGKEFYDRDLNIPTVNEEMSRALFMSKKERKALSPLTAFLYGNSGPIWYRGLVRTDAKYHPLAQDSLQLMLKRYDVEHIIVGHTIFKDISTFYDGRVIGVNVDNEENRKKKRGRALLIDGNTYLVVGDKGAMRKLF; encoded by the coding sequence ATGAAGTATCAGACTACTATTGTAAAGTCTTTTTTTACTGTATTTATTCTAACTTTCATCAGTTCCGGCCTAAGTGCCGGAACTCTTGGTTTAGACGGTAAGAAGAAGGATAAGGAGAAGAAGGAGGAATTGTCGGCAGACGGACCTTATGTGATTTATGAACCGGACGGCAAGGTGTGCGTCATAAGTGTTACAGCCCAAGGGCAGATAGAAGATACGACTTATACGGTGCTTCCTCAGGATTTCACCCTTCATGTCACGGACCACAAAGGGCGTTATCCGTTTGATGTGAAGCTGCATCCGGTCAAACGTCCGGAATGGCAATACAGACAACCGGATAAAGTGTTTGTGATGTCTGACCCCCATGGCAAGTTGAATTGCGTGATGAGCTTGCTGCGAGGCAACAATGTCATTGATAAAGACTACCATTGGAGTTTTGGAACCAACCATCTGGTGGTTATCGGTGATATATTTGACCGTGGCAAAGATGTGCCGCAGATATTTTGGCTGTTCTATAAATTGGAGAAGGAGGCGGCAGATGCAGGTGGTCATGTTTCGTTTCTGTTGGGTAACCATGAACCACTTGTGACGGCAAATGATTTGCGTTATACCAAAGAAAAGTACAAGACATTGGCCCGAAAACTGGGTATGGATTATCCGGCATTGTTCGGTCCGGACACAGAACTTGGCAAATGGCTTGGTACCCGTAATACGATGCAGACCATCGGACCTAATCTGTATGTGCACGCAGGTTTGGGAAAGGAGTTTTATGACCGTGACTTGAATATTCCCACAGTGAATGAGGAAATGAGCCGTGCATTGTTCATGAGCAAGAAGGAACGTAAGGCCTTATCGCCTCTCACGGCTTTCCTATATGGTAATAGCGGACCTATCTGGTATCGTGGATTGGTACGGACGGATGCAAAATACCATCCATTGGCACAAGACTCCCTGCAACTGATGTTGAAACGTTATGACGTCGAACATATCATTGTGGGGCATACTATCTTTAAGGATATTTCCACTTTCTATGATGGACGGGTGATTGGAGTGAATGTGGATAACGAGGAAAACCGAAAGAAGAAACGTGGGCGCGCTTTACTGATTGACGGGAATACCTATCTTGTGGTGGGAGATAAAGGAGCGATGCGAAAATTGTTCTGA
- a CDS encoding SAM-dependent methyltransferase, with the protein MELALYLLPVTLGDTPIETVLPPYNKEIILGIRYFIVEDVRSARRFLKKVDKGIDIDALTFYTLNKHTSPEDISGYLKPLVEGHPMGVISEAGCPAVADPGADVVAIAQRKNLRVVPLVGPSSIILSVMGSGFNGQSFAFHGYLPIEPAERAKKLKMLEQRVYNEHQTQLFIETPYRNNKMIEDILHNCRPQTKLCIAANITCEGEYIKTKTVREWQGKTPDLSKIPCIFLLYK; encoded by the coding sequence ATGGAACTCGCACTTTATCTTTTGCCAGTCACGCTGGGCGATACGCCTATTGAAACGGTGTTGCCTCCTTATAATAAGGAGATAATACTGGGAATCCGCTATTTCATCGTGGAGGATGTGCGCTCGGCACGCCGTTTTTTGAAAAAGGTGGACAAGGGAATAGATATTGATGCGCTGACATTCTATACGTTGAACAAGCATACGTCGCCCGAAGACATCTCCGGCTATCTGAAGCCGCTGGTGGAGGGGCATCCGATGGGCGTGATCTCCGAAGCCGGTTGTCCGGCTGTGGCCGACCCGGGAGCGGACGTAGTGGCTATTGCACAACGGAAAAACTTGAGAGTGGTCCCCTTGGTGGGGCCCTCTTCCATTATCCTCTCCGTCATGGGTTCCGGCTTCAACGGTCAGAGCTTTGCCTTCCATGGTTATCTTCCCATTGAACCGGCAGAGCGTGCCAAAAAGCTGAAAATGCTGGAACAACGCGTCTATAATGAACATCAGACTCAGCTTTTCATTGAAACGCCTTATCGCAATAATAAGATGATAGAGGATATTCTTCATAACTGCCGTCCGCAGACCAAGCTCTGCATTGCGGCGAACATTACTTGTGAAGGGGAGTATATCAAAACCAAGACCGTGAGGGAGTGGCAGGGCAAGACTCCCGACCTTTCTAAGATTCCTTGTATTTTTCTCTTGTATAAATAA
- a CDS encoding TonB-dependent receptor: MTKEQSYTRFWEGSKRMWITFLFFSFIMIGFVQAANTAFAQTTVTVNVQDATLSDVLWEIQRQTDFTFIYSTNDVKNVKVRNLRVTNGKIAAVLDECLKNSGLAYVVKDGAIAIRPANEVNAVKAVEQANVISGTVVDETGEPVIGANVLVKGTTNGQITDLNGGFSIKVEHASATLLVSYVGYVRQEVKATSGKILKIVLVPDANMMEEVVVTGYGTFKKSAYAGSAASVKNEKIADVPSVSFQDLLQGNATGVQFTSASGQPGSSASLSIRGMGSFNASNSPLYVIDGVPVTSGSINSISSDGGLDAMSTVNTSDIENITIIKDAAAASLYGSRAANGVVLITTKKGKTGKASISLKADWGFSDFAMDYRPTLSGAERREYIYNGMVLGQQRSGKSDADAIAYADKNIDKYAPVPWCGYTDWGDYLFKKGSHSSYEASISGGTDKFKYYSSLSYLNQEGIVKTSGLERITGRLNVDFQATDKLKFGANIMFTNLNQDVYSEGTGYTAPFYSSVSKLTPSDPVYNEDGSYNQDLISLSRRNPVLAQEYNYQREYVTRMFNTINAEYEFIKDLKLKSILSYDYNISKGKEWKDSRTSDGEKNNGGAEKAYSEYNKLVWSNQLTYKTTIQKDHNLDALVGYEIDSKYNDFLSGYATNFLTPIKNDIANGQTLESIDGSSKRSRMVSYITRLNYDYKNKYYLGGSYRMDGSSRLHRDNRWGSFWSVSGAWRIIEEDFMKPTSKWLTDLKLRASYGVNGTLPSDLYGYMGLTSLSGGYMENPALIQSQIENRDLEWETNYNLNIGLDFGFFNRLNFTLEYYTRTTKNLLMDCPVSMTTGFSSYLMNIGEVKNQGVELEINSKNIVSKDFDWSTSFTLSHNKNKIVKLDGEQTQIISGSQIHMIGKSYRTFYMIEFAGINPETGAPQFYTNDVDENGNYIKEITENNKDAKAIPLKKHAEPNVTGGLSNTLRYKWFDLSFMFSYQFGAYGYDNWAQKTEHGGKDFTLNIPAYYRDNWKQPGDISKYEVFIEKPAVAMNGVTTTRRLHSTDFIRLKTLTFGVTVPKTWTRKIGVNSLRLYASANNLWTWAAYDFYDPESVSAGTAGWGTPPLKTVTFGLNLNF; encoded by the coding sequence ATGACTAAGGAACAGAGCTACACCAGGTTTTGGGAAGGTAGTAAACGTATGTGGATTACATTCCTGTTTTTCAGTTTTATTATGATTGGCTTTGTGCAGGCTGCCAATACGGCGTTTGCCCAGACAACAGTTACTGTAAATGTGCAGGACGCCACTTTAAGTGACGTGTTATGGGAAATTCAACGCCAGACGGATTTTACTTTCATTTATAGTACAAATGACGTAAAGAATGTCAAGGTACGTAATTTGAGGGTCACGAATGGAAAAATCGCAGCAGTGCTGGATGAATGTCTTAAGAATAGCGGATTGGCTTATGTCGTAAAAGACGGGGCCATTGCTATCCGTCCAGCCAATGAAGTGAATGCTGTGAAGGCAGTAGAACAAGCTAATGTTATTTCCGGAACAGTGGTGGATGAGACCGGTGAGCCCGTCATTGGAGCCAATGTTTTGGTCAAAGGTACTACAAACGGTCAGATTACCGATTTGAATGGAGGTTTCTCTATCAAGGTGGAGCATGCATCGGCTACCTTGCTTGTCTCTTATGTCGGCTATGTTCGTCAGGAAGTGAAAGCTACTTCGGGTAAGATATTGAAGATTGTATTGGTGCCGGATGCAAATATGATGGAAGAGGTGGTTGTAACTGGTTACGGTACATTCAAGAAATCTGCTTATGCGGGTTCGGCTGCCAGTGTGAAGAATGAAAAGATTGCCGATGTGCCTTCCGTTTCTTTCCAGGATTTGTTGCAGGGAAATGCTACGGGTGTACAGTTTACTTCTGCTTCCGGCCAGCCGGGTTCTTCAGCTTCTTTGAGTATTCGTGGTATGGGCTCTTTCAATGCCTCCAACTCTCCGCTGTATGTTATTGATGGAGTGCCCGTTACTTCCGGTTCGATAAACTCCATCAGTTCGGATGGTGGTCTGGATGCCATGTCAACCGTCAACACTTCGGATATTGAGAATATTACGATTATCAAGGATGCCGCTGCTGCATCACTCTACGGTTCGCGCGCTGCGAATGGTGTGGTTCTGATTACGACGAAGAAAGGTAAAACCGGTAAGGCTTCTATCAGTTTGAAAGCCGATTGGGGATTCAGTGACTTTGCTATGGATTATCGTCCTACTTTGAGCGGAGCAGAACGTCGCGAATACATATACAATGGTATGGTGCTTGGACAACAGCGCAGCGGCAAATCGGATGCGGATGCCATAGCTTATGCTGATAAGAATATCGACAAATATGCTCCGGTTCCCTGGTGCGGCTATACGGATTGGGGAGATTATCTGTTCAAGAAAGGAAGCCATTCCAGTTATGAGGCTTCCATATCCGGAGGAACTGACAAATTCAAATACTATTCTTCATTGTCCTATCTCAACCAAGAAGGTATTGTAAAAACATCGGGGCTGGAAAGAATTACCGGACGTTTGAATGTTGATTTTCAGGCTACGGATAAATTGAAATTCGGTGCCAACATCATGTTTACCAATCTGAATCAGGATGTATATAGTGAAGGAACCGGTTATACTGCTCCTTTCTACTCCAGCGTAAGCAAATTGACGCCTTCAGATCCGGTTTACAATGAAGATGGAAGCTATAACCAGGACTTGATTTCGTTGTCAAGAAGAAATCCCGTTCTTGCCCAGGAGTACAATTACCAGCGTGAGTATGTTACCCGTATGTTCAATACGATTAATGCCGAATATGAATTTATCAAGGACTTGAAGTTAAAGTCTATTTTGAGCTATGACTATAACATCAGTAAGGGTAAAGAATGGAAAGACTCCCGTACCTCCGACGGTGAGAAGAATAATGGTGGAGCCGAAAAGGCATATAGTGAATATAACAAGTTGGTGTGGTCAAACCAGTTGACTTACAAGACTACTATCCAAAAGGACCACAATTTGGATGCCCTTGTCGGATATGAAATCGATTCCAAGTACAATGATTTCTTGTCGGGATATGCTACTAACTTCCTGACTCCGATAAAGAATGACATTGCCAACGGGCAGACTTTAGAGAGCATAGATGGTTCTTCCAAGAGGTCAAGAATGGTTTCTTACATCACCCGTCTCAACTATGACTACAAGAACAAGTATTATCTGGGTGGGAGCTATCGTATGGATGGCAGTTCACGTTTGCACAGAGATAATCGCTGGGGAAGTTTCTGGTCTGTTTCAGGAGCATGGCGTATTATCGAAGAGGATTTCATGAAACCCACGTCCAAATGGCTGACCGATTTGAAACTCCGTGCATCCTACGGTGTGAATGGTACGTTGCCCTCCGACTTATACGGCTATATGGGCTTGACGAGCCTTAGTGGCGGCTATATGGAGAATCCTGCATTGATTCAGTCGCAGATTGAAAATAGGGATTTGGAATGGGAAACGAATTACAACTTGAATATCGGTCTGGACTTCGGCTTCTTCAACCGTTTGAACTTCACTTTGGAGTACTATACCCGTACTACTAAGAACCTTTTGATGGACTGTCCCGTATCTATGACTACCGGTTTCAGTTCCTATCTGATGAATATCGGTGAGGTGAAGAACCAGGGTGTGGAATTGGAAATCAATTCCAAGAACATTGTGTCCAAAGACTTTGACTGGTCTACCTCTTTCACCCTTTCGCACAACAAGAATAAGATTGTGAAACTGGACGGCGAACAGACCCAGATTATCAGCGGCTCGCAGATTCACATGATTGGCAAGTCCTACCGTACATTCTACATGATAGAATTTGCCGGAATCAACCCCGAGACCGGTGCACCTCAGTTCTATACCAACGACGTGGACGAGAATGGAAACTATATCAAGGAAATCACAGAGAATAACAAGGATGCCAAAGCCATTCCTCTGAAGAAACATGCCGAGCCCAATGTGACCGGTGGTCTCTCTAATACTTTGCGTTACAAGTGGTTCGATTTGAGCTTCATGTTCTCTTATCAGTTCGGTGCTTATGGATATGATAACTGGGCACAGAAAACAGAACATGGCGGCAAGGACTTTACTCTTAATATTCCGGCCTATTATCGTGACAATTGGAAGCAACCGGGAGATATCAGTAAATATGAAGTGTTTATAGAGAAGCCGGCGGTAGCCATGAATGGCGTTACCACTACCCGCCGCTTGCACAGCACGGACTTTATCCGTCTGAAAACGTTGACTTTCGGTGTGACCGTTCCTAAAACATGGACCCGGAAAATCGGCGTAAACAGCCTGCGCCTTTACGCATCTGCCAACAACTTGTGGACTTGGGCCGCTTACGATTTCTATGATCCGGAATCAGTCAGTGCAGGTACAGCCGGCTGGGGAACACCTCCTTTGAAAACAGTAACTTTCGGTCTTAATTTGAATTTCTAA
- a CDS encoding RagB/SusD family nutrient uptake outer membrane protein — MKALKYMMMGMLVSLTASCGNDWLDVESSTKIPTETAIQNLDDVEYSLNGIYDVMRSTNYYSGRMIYYGDVTGDDAQSIKTGKRTTSYYMLDYTKDSGPSSHWSYAYKIIQNCNIILSQIDGLDVSEDDTEYFNDLKGQTLALRGFALFDLTRFFGYPYAKDGGASLGVPIVTEVSNTENKPSRNTVAQCYEAIIKDLKEGADLLDEEFNKGKINKWAAMLLLSRAYLYMEDNQNALITAEAAIAGAEKNKYRLWTNDEYGTIWGTDFASSDPGEVLFELVNLTVDGVGKESVAYLCWQAGYDDYCLTSSFYELMQEDPDDVRNQAYTVVPKTKRAYIAKYQPQSGKAVEDSNIPVLRLSELYLIAAEAAVKLNNNDKAVKYLDAIVSRANPEKTVQGKTVTLDDVLLERRKELFGEGHRFFDALRNHQTIVRKESTKEFPEIAETSHLKMVDESVSFDWNYYRVVLPIPKAEMNSNPNMQQNPTYGD, encoded by the coding sequence ATGAAAGCATTAAAATATATGATGATGGGGATGTTGGTCAGCCTGACCGCCTCCTGTGGCAATGACTGGCTTGATGTTGAATCCAGTACAAAGATTCCGACTGAAACCGCCATACAGAATCTGGATGATGTGGAATATAGCTTGAACGGTATCTACGACGTGATGCGCAGTACCAACTATTACTCGGGCCGTATGATTTATTACGGAGACGTGACGGGTGACGATGCGCAGTCCATAAAGACCGGAAAGCGTACCACCAGCTACTATATGCTGGACTATACAAAGGATTCCGGTCCGTCTTCCCACTGGTCTTATGCCTATAAGATTATCCAGAATTGTAATATCATTTTGTCTCAAATAGACGGATTGGATGTCAGTGAGGATGATACGGAATACTTCAACGACCTGAAAGGCCAGACCTTGGCTCTCCGTGGATTTGCCTTGTTCGACCTGACCCGTTTCTTCGGCTATCCGTATGCCAAGGATGGAGGAGCTTCTTTGGGAGTGCCTATTGTGACCGAAGTATCCAATACGGAAAACAAGCCGTCGCGCAATACCGTTGCCCAGTGTTATGAGGCAATCATCAAGGATTTGAAGGAAGGTGCTGACCTGCTGGATGAAGAATTCAACAAGGGTAAGATTAATAAGTGGGCGGCAATGCTGTTGCTGAGTAGAGCCTATTTGTATATGGAAGATAATCAGAATGCCTTGATTACGGCTGAAGCTGCCATTGCGGGAGCGGAAAAGAATAAGTACCGTTTGTGGACCAATGATGAGTATGGCACGATATGGGGAACTGATTTTGCCTCTTCCGATCCGGGAGAAGTCTTGTTTGAGTTGGTGAATCTGACAGTGGACGGCGTTGGCAAAGAAAGTGTGGCTTACCTTTGTTGGCAGGCGGGTTATGATGATTATTGCCTGACCAGTTCTTTCTATGAACTGATGCAGGAAGATCCGGATGATGTCAGGAATCAGGCATATACGGTTGTTCCTAAGACAAAGAGAGCTTACATAGCCAAGTATCAGCCGCAGAGCGGCAAGGCTGTGGAAGATTCCAATATTCCAGTACTTCGTCTGTCCGAACTTTATCTGATTGCTGCCGAAGCGGCTGTAAAGCTCAATAACAATGACAAGGCTGTAAAGTATCTGGATGCTATTGTCAGCCGTGCCAATCCGGAAAAGACCGTGCAGGGTAAGACGGTGACGTTGGATGATGTTCTGTTGGAACGCCGTAAAGAGTTGTTCGGTGAAGGACACCGTTTCTTCGACGCCCTTCGTAATCATCAGACTATCGTGCGCAAGGAGTCGACCAAGGAATTCCCGGAAATAGCCGAGACTTCACATCTGAAGATGGTGGATGAGAGCGTATCTTTTGATTGGAACTATTATCGTGTAGTATTGCCCATTCCTAAGGCGGAGATGAATTCCAATCCGAATATGCAGCAGAATCCGACTTATGGTGATTAA
- a CDS encoding HAD family hydrolase: MKKLIIFDLDGTLLNTIADLAQSTNHALQALGYPTHPESAYNFMVGNGINKLFERALPEGEKSEENVLRVRKEFVPYYDVHNADKSRPYPGIPELLEQLQEKGMILAVASNKYQSATVKLISHYFPNIRFTAVFGQREGVNVKPDPTVVHDILDITRISREDVLYVGDSGVDMQTAANAGVTACGVTWGFRPRTELEEFHPAHIVDNATDIAVIAAL, from the coding sequence ATGAAGAAGTTGATTATATTTGACCTGGACGGAACTTTACTGAATACAATAGCCGATTTGGCACAAAGTACAAACCATGCCCTGCAAGCGCTTGGCTATCCCACTCACCCGGAATCGGCCTATAACTTCATGGTTGGCAACGGAATCAACAAACTGTTCGAGCGCGCCCTCCCGGAAGGGGAAAAGAGCGAAGAAAACGTCCTGCGCGTCCGCAAGGAGTTTGTGCCTTATTATGACGTGCACAATGCTGATAAAAGCCGCCCTTACCCCGGCATCCCCGAACTACTGGAACAGTTGCAGGAGAAAGGGATGATATTGGCAGTGGCTTCCAACAAATATCAATCGGCTACCGTGAAACTGATTTCACATTATTTCCCCAACATACGTTTTACCGCCGTCTTCGGACAACGGGAAGGGGTCAACGTGAAGCCCGACCCAACAGTGGTGCATGACATTCTGGACATCACCCGGATATCCCGTGAAGACGTGCTATATGTGGGAGACTCCGGAGTGGATATGCAGACGGCCGCCAATGCCGGAGTCACCGCCTGCGGAGTCACCTGGGGATTCCGTCCCCGCACAGAACTGGAAGAGTTTCATCCGGCACATATCGTAGACAATGCTACGGACATTGCCGTTATCGCCGCTCTTTGA